A region from the Gemmatimonas aurantiaca genome encodes:
- a CDS encoding ATP-binding cassette domain-containing protein, with the protein MGDPTDYVIETRALSKRYGRKLALDNLDLRIPRGRIHAIVGANGAGKSTLFRILMGFMPPTAGHASILGKDSQMLTPQDRSRIGFVNEEHTLPNWMRVSQVMAMQRNQYPRWNQPAYDGVIGHYHVLPEQKVGQLSRGERAGLNLALALAQGPELLVLDEPTLGLDVVAKRAFLESLMYSNVADDCTVVYCSHQMEEIERVADNLIILERGQLKHMSAPEDFTARVSHWVADAPFKGPAPQSVPGLLEVQHLDGLQHYLVLDQDEGFERFLRESGARNVQSMPVSLDRAVNAFLAKNHAAPAAA; encoded by the coding sequence ATGGGCGATCCCACCGACTACGTGATCGAAACGCGCGCGCTGAGCAAACGCTACGGGCGCAAGCTGGCGCTGGACAATCTCGACCTGCGCATTCCGCGCGGGCGCATCCACGCCATCGTCGGTGCCAACGGCGCCGGCAAGTCCACCCTGTTCCGCATCCTGATGGGCTTCATGCCGCCCACGGCGGGCCACGCCAGCATACTCGGCAAGGACAGCCAGATGCTCACGCCGCAGGACCGTAGCCGTATCGGATTCGTCAACGAGGAACACACGCTGCCCAATTGGATGCGCGTCTCGCAGGTGATGGCGATGCAGCGCAACCAATACCCGCGCTGGAACCAGCCAGCCTACGACGGCGTGATCGGGCACTACCACGTGCTGCCGGAACAGAAGGTCGGTCAGCTTTCGCGCGGCGAACGCGCCGGATTGAATCTGGCCCTCGCCCTCGCTCAGGGTCCGGAGCTGCTGGTGCTGGACGAACCGACCTTGGGCCTCGATGTGGTGGCCAAGCGCGCGTTCCTCGAGTCGCTGATGTACAGCAATGTCGCCGACGACTGCACCGTCGTGTACTGCTCGCACCAGATGGAGGAGATCGAACGTGTCGCCGACAACCTGATCATCCTCGAACGTGGTCAGTTGAAGCACATGTCGGCGCCAGAGGATTTCACCGCGCGGGTGAGCCACTGGGTAGCGGACGCGCCGTTCAAGGGCCCCGCCCCGCAGAGCGTGCCCGGCCTGCTGGAAGTGCAGCACCTGGACGGGCTGCAGCACTACCTGGTGCTGGACCAGGACGAAGGCTTCGAACGTTTTCTACGTGAATCCGGCGCGCGCAACGTGCAGTCGATGCCGGTGAGCCTCGATCGCGCGGTCAACGCTTTCCTGGCTAAGAACCACGCCGCGCCAGCCGCCGCCTGA
- a CDS encoding GntR family transcriptional regulator, protein MLQIATGDPRPIIKQITDAVRVKIATGELEPGDQLPSVRGLAQQLTINPNTVAKAYAELTTEGWLESRQSTGLFVASPRQRLSDAERERRLDAAIDRFVHDVLPLGFPADEVQTRVAHGFQQLAPRKRA, encoded by the coding sequence GCAGATCACCGACGCGGTACGGGTCAAAATCGCCACCGGCGAACTGGAGCCCGGCGACCAGCTGCCCAGCGTACGCGGCCTGGCCCAGCAGCTGACCATCAATCCGAATACGGTGGCCAAGGCCTATGCCGAACTGACCACCGAAGGCTGGCTGGAGTCGCGCCAGAGCACCGGGCTGTTCGTGGCCTCGCCACGCCAGCGCCTCTCCGATGCGGAGCGCGAGCGCCGGCTGGACGCGGCCATCGACCGCTTCGTCCACGACGTGTTGCCATTGGGTTTCCCGGCCGACGAGGTGCAGACGCGGGTCGCCCACGGGTTTCAGCAGCTCGCTCCACGCAAGCGGGCCTGA